One part of the Malus sylvestris chromosome 2, drMalSylv7.2, whole genome shotgun sequence genome encodes these proteins:
- the LOC126613956 gene encoding uncharacterized protein LOC126613956, with product MSVSKASVNHLKAELHTMQKGGDSIDKYLLRLKGIKDQLQAAGEKVCDNDLIIAALTGLPPDYDMIRTVILARESPITFKEFRAQLIGAEKNIESRVQSLVHSMAAMYVNGHSPLGVGMNSSSSSDSYVIGSAPASPSFGYGFTGSNSQTLSQSSSQGGYQSNGNGPIAGNGFSSNSNNGGNQGQRYFCISSNSYRPKGNGGYKHRFNGSNRGNSWQSWSGNTSNRFDAIPECQICSRKGHVAVTCLYRNDNGQPIQECHICGKKWHITLNCRHRSNYAYQGTPPPASLSANYANQGFHPQNPSYVPLFPTASQYISASNFPQFTQYSTQNLAVPYSSQIMPQGQGNMGASTSWKE from the exons ATGTCTGTTTCTAAAGCTAGTGTGAACCATTTGAAAGCTGAATTACACACTATGCAGAAGGGTGGTGATTCTATTGATAAATACTTGCTGAGATTAAAGGGTATTAAGGATCAACTACAAGCAGCTGGTGAAAAGGTTTGTGATAATGATCTTATAATTGCTGCTCTTACTGGTTTACCTCCTGACTATGATATGATTCGAACTGTCATATTGGCAAGGGAAAGTCCTATTACATTTAAGGAATTCCGAGCACAGTTGATTGGTGCAGAAAAGAATATTGAAAGTAGAGTTCAATCTTTAGTTCACAGTATGGCTGCCATGTATGTAAATGGTCATTCTCCACTTGGTGTTGGTATGAATTCTTCCAGTTCATCAGATTCATATGTGATTGGTTCTGCTCCAGCTTCTCCGAGCTTTGGTTATGGTTTTACTGGTTCTAATTCCCAGACTTTGTCTCAATCATCTTCTCAAGGAGGATATCAGTCAAATGGTAATGGTCCTATTGCTGGAAATGGTTTTTCATCCAATTCTAATAATGGTGGTAATCAAGGGCAGAGATATTTTTGTATTAGCTCTAACTCATACAGGCCTAAAGGAAATGGGGGTTATAAGCATAGGTTCAATGGATCTAACAGAGGTAATTCTTGGCAATCCTGGTCAGGAAACACTTCGAATAGATTTGATGCGATTCCAGAGTGTCAAATTTGCTCCAGAAAAGGTCATGTTGCAGTTACATGTTTGTACAGAAATGATAATGGACAGCCAATACAAGAGTGTCACATTTGTGGTAAGAAATGGCATATTACTCTCAATTGCAGGCATAGAAGTAACTATGCATATCAAGGCACTCCACCTCCAGCTTCTTTATCTGCCAATTATGCCAATCAAGGGTTTCATCCTCAAAATCCATCTTATGTTCCATTATTTCCCACTGCATCACAGTATATCTCTGCAAGCAATTTCCCTCAATTTACTCAGTATTCAACTCAGAATCTTGCAGTTCCATATTCATCTCAAATCATGCCTCAGG GACAAGGCAACATGGGTGCTTCTACATCATGGAAAGAGTAG
- the LOC126613963 gene encoding uncharacterized protein LOC126613963, with protein MKCKSASGVLCDRRRSLKLKGKFYRTAIRPSMLYGTECWAVKHQHVHKMGVAEIRMLRGMCGHTRKDKIVNEDIRGKVGVAEVEGKMRENRLRWFGHVQRRPTDAPVRRCDYGTEVRGRRGKGRPRKTLEETLRKDLEYLDLTEDMTQNRAQWRSRIHVADPT; from the coding sequence atgaagtgtaagagtgcatccggcgtgttgtgtgaccgtcgtaggtcactgaagctcaagggaaaattttataggacggcaataaggccatcgatgttgtatggcacagaatgttgggcggtgaagcatcaacacgtacacaaaatgggtgtagcggagataaggatgcttcgtgggatgtgtgggcacacgagaaaggataaaattgtgaatgaggatatccgaggtaaagtaggagtagccgaagttgaaggaaagatgagagaaaatcggttacggtggtttggacatgtacaaagaaggcctactgacgctccggttcgaagatgtgactacggaacagaggttcggggccgaaggggtaaaggaagacctaggaaaactttggaagagaccctaagaaaagacttagagtacttggatctaacggaggacatgacacaaaaccgagcgcaatggcgttctaggattcatgtagccgaccccacttag
- the LOC126613944 gene encoding probable disease resistance protein At5g66900 isoform X11, producing the protein MSGAGGLIGGAALGTAFNVLYDVHNELITKNVIFKPLLKDIKSRLDSLAPLLKDIEESNKKLDLPVVELVHLKEHLEEGIELLRKCKKIRWWIVYKRYKYATKLIGWDKSLQQFLEILNVRGIRDVKNSTVSLKNIEKLVSRIESNMRIHLAVSRETFGSVPELPRVTVGLDEPLRDLKEMLLKDDVSMLVLTATGGWGKTTLATKFCQDEEVKDKFKENIFFVTVSVHPNSDVEKLYQRMKSQEAGQDPLLLVLDDVWSNSVLQKFVELKLRNYKILVTSRSEFPGFGTPYKLKPLNYKDSMTLLRHSAALGDSLSVPEDLLREILKHCKGVPLAITVTGNSLSGQAAESWLSRLEDWRRDSILDYETKLLLCLKSSIDALGDKEAIIRECFMDLVSFPEDQRISAAAFIDMWSELYMLDGDFRSIKNLHELARKGLANLVITRNENMAILDNYYSEHFVRQHDMLRDLGIYIAKLDPIEDRKRLIVVSGRNQPKWLREQKSQPINARLLSISSDGTYPTQWQSVHLPQVEVLVLNFKTENNALPEFVQKIDKLKVLIVTNYGLSPTELSNFNLLESLSNLKRIRLESISIHSITKNWVPLKSLKKISLFMCNMGQAFHNCSIKISDAWPGLEEMNIDYCDDLVELPAELCDLVHMKVLSITNCHQLSCLPEEIGNLKKLDVLRLRSCTELVRLPVSIENLTKLRCLDMYNCFGIRKLPEGIGKMRGLRKINMGQCSRLEELPLSVWDLDEQLEEVICDEEKKPFWDSFLARDKIKVTKENSSLNWLEKPQL; encoded by the exons ATGAGTGGAGCTGGCGGTCTTATCGGCGGGGCTGCTCTCGGAACAGCATTCAATGTGCTGTATGATGTCCACAATGAGCTGATTACTAAGAATGTAATTTTTAAGCCCCTTCTCAAAGACATCAAATCCAGGTTAGACTCTTTGGCACCATTGTTGAAAGATATAGAAGAATCCAACAAGAAATTGGATCTTCCGGTTGTGGAACTGGTACACTTGAAAGAACATTTGGAGGAGGGCATAGAGCTCCTTCGAAAGTGCAAAAAGATTCGATGGTGGATCGTCTACAAAAGGTACAAATACGCCACTAAGCTGATTGGATGGGATAAATCTCTTCAACAATTTCTGGAAATACTAAACGTTCGGGGAATAAGGGATGTGAAGAACAGCACGGTTTCGCTGAAGAATATAGAGAAGCTGGTCAGCAGAATTGAATCGAATATGAGGATACATTTGGCTGTTTCAAGGGAGACATTTGGTTCAGTTCCAGAACTTCCACGTGTTACAGTTGGATTGGATGAGCCTTTGAGGGATTTGAAGGAGATGCTTCTTAAGGACGATGTCTCAATGTTAGTGCTGACTGCTACCGGAGGATGGGGGAAAACCACATTGGCAACGAAATTCTGTCAAGATGAGGAAGTCAAAG ATAAATTCAAGGAAAATATATTCTTTGTCACTGTTTCGGTACACCCCAACTCAGATGTAGAAAAGCTATATCAACGCATGAAGTCTCAGGAAGCAGGACAAGATCCTTTACTGCTGGTCCTGGATGATGTTTGGTCCAACTCTGTTCTTCAGAAGTTTGTTGAATTGAAATTGCGAAATTACAAGATCTTGGTGACATCGAGATCTGAATTTCCAGGATTTGGCACTCCATATAAACTCAAACCCTTGAATTATAAAGATTCAATGACTCTTTTGCGTCATTCAGCAGCCCTGGGAGATAGCTTGTCTGTTCCAGAAGATCTCCTGAGAGAG ATACTAAAGCACTGTAAGGGAGTTCCGCTTGCCATTACAGTGACCGGGAACTCACTTAGTGGACAAGCAGCAGAATCCTGGCTTTCAAGACTAGAAGACTGGCGTAGAGATTCTATTCTTGATTATGAGACTAAGTTGCTTCTTTGCCTTAAAAGTAGCATAGATGCCTTAGGTGACAAAGAGGCTATCATCAGGGAATGTTTCATGGACCTTGTTTCATTTCCTGAAGATCAAAGAATCTCTGCTGCTGCTTTCATTGATATGTGGTCAGAGTTATATATGCTAGATGGGGACTTTCGGTCCATCAAGAACCTCCACGAGCTCGCCAGGAAAGGTCTGGCAAATCTTGTGATCACTAG GAATGAGAATATGGCGATTCTGGATAACTACTATAGCGAACACTTTGTTCGCCAGCATGATATGCTTAGAGATCTGGGTATCTACATTGCGAAACTAGACCCAATAGAAGATAGAAAAAGACTGATTGTCGTAAGTGGACGCAATCAACCCAAGTGGTTGAGGGAGCAGAAGTCTCAACCCATCAATGCTCGCCTATTATCTATCTCCTCTG ATGGAACGTACCCAACACAATGGCAGAGTGTTCATCTACCACAAGTTGAGGTTCTAGTTTTGAATTTTAAGACAGAGAACAATGCCTTACCTGAATTTGTGCAGAAAATTGACAAACTGAAGGTTCTAATAGTCACAAACTATGGTTTATCACCTACTGAATTGAGTAATTTTAATCTTCTGGAATCATTATCAAATCTGAAGAGAATCAGATTAGAGAGCATTTCAATTCATTCCATAACCAAGAACTGGGTACCATTGAAGAGTCTAAAGAAGATATCGTTATTCATGTGTAATATGGGTCAAGCTTTCCACAATTGTTCCATCAAAATTTCTGATGCCTGGCCAGGTCTAGAGGAAATGAATATCGACTATTGCGATGATTTGGTGGAACTGCCTGCCGAGCTCTGTGATCTTGTTCATATGAAGGTGCTTAGTATCACCAACTGCCATCAGCTATCTTGCTTGCCTGAAGAGATCGGAAATCTGAAGAAATTGGATGTATTGAGACTAAGGTCCTGTACAGAGTTGGTAAGGCTTCCGGTTTCAATTGAAAACCTCACTAAGTTGCGCTGCCTTGACATGTATAATTGTTTCGGCATTAGGAAGTTGCCTGAAGGCATTGGTAAGATGAGAGGTTTAAGAAAGATCAACATGGGACAATGCTCAAGATTGGAGGAGTTGCCTCTATCAGTGTGGGATCTTGACGAGCAGTTAGAGGAAGTGATTTGTGATGAAGAGAAGAAACCTTTCTGGGATTCCTTCTTAGCCAGAGACAAAATCAAGGTgacaaaagaaaattccagtctGAATTGGCTCGAAAAGCCTCAGTTATGA